ACTTAGTGTCTTCCCTCAACGAATCACGATCAACTATTATTGAGCCCGCCCCTTTCCCCGCCGTTTCAACCAATTACGCCAGACTCAGGGTTAGCGCTGTATTTATAAAAATCGTATTTATTGCGCATCAGCACCTGCCTTCGCACGCCTATGACACTGACTACACTTCATTGTGTTTTTACTATAAACAGACTCATACAAATCCTGCACTGGCGACACAGCTAccgagtcagtcagtcagtcacaaaACTGTGTGGCAGGGAAGAAAAGTGCAGCTTCAGCACATGTGTAGGAATGCTCTGCTTTGAGGTGGACATTTGATGGAGTTATAGGGGAATTTCAGGGCAGAGTGTCAGTATTTTATGATCACCATAACcatcgaaccttcagctccctccacagattttctatgggattaaggtctggagactggctaggccactccaggaccttaatgtgcttcttcttgagccactcctttgttgccttggctgtgtgttttgggtcattgtcatgctggaatacccatccacgacccattttcaatgccctggatgAGGgatggaggttctcacccaagatttgacggtacatggccctgtccatcgtccatttgatacggtgcagttgtcctgtccccttagcagaaaaacacccccaaagcataatgtttccacctccatgtttgacggtggggatggtgttcttggggtcattcctcctcctccaaacatggcgagttgagttgatgccaaagagctcgattttggtctcatctgaccacaacactttcacccagttctcctctgaatcattcagatgttcattggcaaacttcagacgggcctgtacatgtgctttcttgagcaggggggccttgcgggcgctgcaggatttcagtccttcacggcgtaatgtgttaccaatggttttcttggtgactatggttccagctgccttgagatcattaacaagatcctcccgtgtagttctaggctgattcctcaccgttctcatgatcattgaaactccacgaggtgagatcttgcatggagccccagaccgagggagactgacagtcattttgtgtttcttccatttgcgaataatcgcaccaactgttgtcaccttctcaccaagctgcttggcgatggtcttgtagcccattccagccttgtgtaggtctacaatcttgtccctgacatccttggacagctctttggtcttggccatggtggagagtttggaatctgattgattgattgcttcttttatacaggtaacgagctgagattaggagctctcctaAGGGACATCCACACTAATATTTATAGAACAACTTAAATGTATATGTACTTTCTGGTGTCTCTGTTGCATGTGTTTTGCATTCAGAAGAAAGCACTCTAATGTTTCTGTCATTTTCagctaatattttattttcttctgaataAATCAAGAACATTTCTGATACACGAAAGAACtttgaattattattgtttcaacTCAAAATGATGTTCCTCAAAGTACTGCACGAAAGCCCACTGGCCAAAACAAATTATGCATTTGGAAATTGTAGCATATGTGTCCACCTTTTCATGGAATCACCCTGATATGTCTGTCTAGAAGTTCCGATCAATGCTTGCAAACAGTCTGGATTTGGAAACAGATAAAGTCTTCAGTGTCATGCAGGACgaattttaaagtgttttaaacacctacagagaggagagacagcTAGAAAGTTTTGAAAATGATTACCAGGCTTCTGGAGTAGGTAATGGgattcaattaaatatatatccctttttttcttccttttttagaATATTTGGATCGAATTGACCAAACAGAGGTGAATACGCATACAGGTGTGATTGAATACATTCAATAATTTTCTCCTCTGCATTTTCTATTGAATTAAATATCACGATATAATTAATCATTAATTGGCATTATTGCAGTGGACCTTTAAGGTGGCAGGTACATTTAGTGCAACGTAGTACAGAGTCGTGTCTTATTATAAaagtttcttcttcttcatacacttgtgtgcatgtttgtctATTTTATACGGTGGCACTAAAGGGCAAAGAGaacttaaaaaatacattttatggcGTGCGCCTCTAACCATTGCACTTTATGGTACACAAAAAATCAATAAAGCTGTTGGAAATGATATGGTTTCTATTCCCCTTGACAATTAAGAATGTGGTACAATTAATGGCATGCCAATCCTGTATTTTACGCTTTCCTTCTGTTTTGTATGAAGGTTTGGCTACAATTGCGCAGGCTGTCTCTTCTGTTGCGCAGTTATAAGCACActagacattttttttaaccatcCTCCCACTCACTCAAACGTAATGAACTTCAGCAGCAATTTTAAAGTGTGCATTCCGGGAAAGCGCGCAGGGTCCGTCAGTGTTTTGGAGAGAGGCTGGAAGTTGAACCTCCAGCTGCGTAAAAATGATACAAAACCACATTTGCAACAGAAAGCGCACGACTATGATTATGAGGATTTCCCTTGTTTAAGGTTAATTTACTATATTACActttattcaaatatttaggtGCATACTTTCATTCACATAACCGCTTTTTATAGAAAGTAGCAAACTTGTTTCAATTGGTTTGGAGAGGGTGCACTTTCACCATTGCGCACAAAAACCAAAACGCGGATGAAAATGTATCCTAAACCAATAACGGTTGCGGTcttttttattctaaataaataatctataaAACAGCATTTATAATTCacgcaaacaaaccaaaaagttGCTTCAAGTTTATTTGATCTGACCAAAACCGGACTACATACTGTACCATGGCGATGAAGTGGATGGCGTTTATGGTTTTGGTGTCTATGGTCCATCCGCGGCTACTGAAGAAGAGACAGACGCCGTGTCCGGAGATCTGCGAGGCGGCCCGCTGCCCGCCCGTCTCGGAGTCGTGCTTCTACGGGGAGGTGAAGGACGCCTGCGGGTGCTGCGCCATCTGCGGCTCGGGAGAGGGGGACCTGTGCGGCGGGCGCGGGTTGGGGGTCTGCGGCGAGGGGATGGTCTGCTCCTACCCGCCTGGGAAGCGCCGGCACAGGGGCTCCTGCGTGTGTGCTCCCGCCGGGCCCGTGTGCGGCAGCGACGGCAGGACTTACCCGAGCCTGTGCCGCTTGAGAGCAGAGAACAAGCGAGCCGATCTGAGCCAAACACCCCCGGTGATTCTGATCCAGAAGAGCCCCTGTGACTCGGGTAAGGCGCTATATAGTTAATGTCACCAATCTGGGAATGGCCAAACTGCTGTATTTGTCTACACGGCTGTAAACAACTTATCAATATTATATAGTATGTCTGATTGATAAATACTTAACAAGAGTATGCTTTCTTTCAAACACAAAACGTAGTATTACCTGGTTTGTATTAACAGATGGTTGtggtgcatatttatttataatagcaGATTGCATCCATTTCACACATTGTTTTCACTGCAGTTATAGAtgtttgcatttcaaaatgtttagTACTTAACGTAGTGTGAGGAAACATTGAGGTTCTGCATtattgcagaaaataaaaactaaaaaaagctatttctgcttctgctgCTGCATCTGCTGCTGAGATTTCCAAGtattaaacaataaatatacaatacaataataataataacaacaataataataataataatataataagacATTGAAGGATAGTTCCTCAAAGTGGTAAATACCAGGGGGGTtcattttttaatctatttGTCTGGATATACTTAGgatattaaaacataaattaaaaaaaatcttagtaaagaacagattttaaataaatgtttagtcTGAAAGTCTGGAGAATCCAATTGTTTTACAGAACAGTTTATCCTTATTTTCACCCccaccaacttttttttttttgtaattagaaATACAACCCTTCAGGGGATTATTGACTCTGTCAACTGTAACTTGATTTAGGAAACCAGGCAAATAAAGTCAACAAGTGGCTATTTTGAAAAGCAACAGCTCCAACTGATTGGCAAGGGCTGAGGAATTCCAGTGGAAGCAGATACCTCCCACAGATGCTCAGAGCCGGTGTATCCAGGGATTTTGTAAAAGTATGAAAGCAGGAGACCCGAATCCTCCAAACCTGGCACAACTGCTTAGATAAAGCTTTAAACACTTAATTTATCTTCTGGTCTGACAAGAGCTACTGATACAAAAGTTGACAGTCTGGAACTCATTATCtaattctagggtcttaaaacACTGAAACGCACTACTGGAGCAAATATACAGGGTAAGGGTATATTGTAAGGGTGCGTGTTTAACAAAAGGAAAAGTTACTAATGCTCAGGGTTGAGTAGCATTCCAGTTTCCTCTCTGGTTTCCCCCTTAGGTGTAACTGGAAGGAAAGAGTTattctcctaatctcagctcgttacctgtataaaagacacctgggagccagaaatcttgctgattgataggggatcaaataattatttccctcattaacatgcaaatcaatttataatttttttgaaatgcgtttttctggatttttttgctgttattctgtctctcactgttaaattacacctaccattaaaattatagactgataatttctttgtcagtgggcaaacgtacaaaatcagcaggggatcaaatacttttttccctcactgtacatatttcaTGAAGAATTGTGAAACCATGTAAACCACCATTGATAAAAGCATTTGCTAAATAACTAATATGAAGAATAACTTTGTATAATGTTTGTGtacagaaattatttatttaattcaatcGAGAAGATTACTATTAAACTCCTACTAgtgttattattacatttgtaagttACCGTGGATAAGaggtaaaacataaataaatacattcagaacatatttattattttgtgaccAAGTGACATTGCACTGACTGAGCAGTTTTGCGAACATTGATATCTCTTTAATTCCTTGCTCTATATTTTGTAACCCGTCTATTGTGCTTTAACAACCTGAAGATGTGAAAACTGCGAGTGTGCTTGAAGACGACACAGATGGGTTTCCGTTTTACATGTTTGTTCAGTTGCATTTGCACACATTGCAGCAGGTACATGTTTGAATTCTGAGTCTCTGGGCTGTGACCCTTTTCCTCTTGGACATTTGATTAAATAGGTATATGTCACCCACGCAAGAGGCAACTCAAAAAAGGGGTACTTCATTTGTTCCCTCaggaattaaaattgtattgtttcagaGCCAAGCCAAATATTTGCCAGTTCCAGCTGAATTATATTGAAAGATTTTAAGTATATTGCTGGGAACTTAAATACACAAGCTTGCATGAATGACTGTCCACGAAAATAATTTGGACAGAAAAGTTCTTAAAGTCCAATTAGGCATTAATAATAATGCGTTGATATATGTACAATGTAAAACAGCATGTTTAGTACATGCTACTATAATTAGTacagcaatagtaataataatagagaagGATGAGACTCATTAGCACAGTAAATGATTTCACAATAaacatataattataattattacacaTCAGTTGAACTTGACCTTGGTCAATGAACTAGACCTTTAACCTGGTTTCAAACTCCCTGTATGAGAGACccagcacagacagacatgcCAACTTTTCAGCAGCAATCGCATTCTTACTTCAAAGCCAGGGGGGACAGAAAGCTCAAAGAAATAAATAGATCGCATAAAGCCCCCCTCCTTGAAACGAGTGGTCGCAACAAGACATGGCATGATTTTGAAAGGCAGAAAGGAATGCAGTTTGCCTAAATCtgacaaaaatatgtattttcaatgCTTATTTAACTAGAACTTGCCTATTTAAACAAGACCATAAATTCCCCACCTTGTTTGCTTCATCTCTTAACCAAATAAAAGTATGTATGGTCTCATATTTTGGAAGCGTAAAAAAATCATTCTACCAGGAACAGCTGCTGCATGCGATTCAGGAGACAGTGCCCCTATTAAATGAGCTGTAATAGAATGGGGAGTTAATATTTGAACATATCCTTACAGCTTCCCTCGAGTGAATCAGAAAATCTGACCAATTAAATGTGCTTTTAGAGATATTGTAGTTACAATACAGATATTGTATTGTGGGCATGATGTTTTCCTCCAGGAGGAAGTTAAGAcaaatttaagaaacagtttactGCCTGCAAAGATTGATTCAGAAACCTCCCCCGTAGCAATGGGGTTTACAGGGTGGGTTGTGTTTGTCAGTATTTTGTTCACTGATTTCAGTACTAGCCTGTCCTATGTGCTCAAAACGAAAACCTCTTAAGCTTGCATATGACGTGGGATGAGTTCAAGCTGGCCATAAATTATAAGGGGCTAGAGTGAAGATGTGACTGGGAGCCTCTCAAGCAACATAACAACCTTCCTCGGGGCTAAAACCATTTTCATGCTTTACTGCATTTTTCCTTATGACTTGTGAATACAGGCTGCCTGTTACAAAGAAGTATGAGAATTAAATCAGAGGTATCTGACACATAAACCTTcgaaaaatatatacagctttAAGAAATGTAGTCAGGGAGAAACACCATATTCTTTCAATATCTTTTGTGAAGTGGGTAATCTTAAAATGTAGAATTGTCTGtgtcttttgaatacagtgattCTTCTCTCTATTTGAACGCAAATCAAATATTTCTGGGCAGCTACTAAAGAAACGTGGTCACACAAACTATATTGTATAGCTAAGGTTCATTATCCATTAACACTTATCTAGAAGAGAaccaaattattttgtatttggaaatgtcattatcatttatttattaatcctAAGGAAAAAGCAGTTGGTTTACATATTCAAATACCATGAATAatcattttgattaatttataaCAGATTTCCACTCAACCAATGCATTTTTCCCCCCATTAAAATGCATCTGTCATGCCTCCCACTTAAATGGAAAATTACCCtctctgatgttttttttaatcttatttcaTTGATAAATCGAGTGCACGTCGACTGAAACATAAAACTAAACGCAGTCACAAATAATTCAACATTATGGTCTTAAACTAGATTAGATTTTTTCTTGGGTCTGGCTTTGAAAAAggcaagaaagaaaaagttaaaattataTGTGATTTAGTTATGAGGGAAATTGGCTTATTtgcaggaaaagaaaaaaaaatcaggtgAATTATATCGTATTAGGATGAGCATGAGTAGTTACTAGTTACTTATTTTGAGGAGAGATTTTAACTTTGATTTTCATGCTTTTGCTTTGAATTTGATGAATATCTGTTAAGTGTCCAACATCCAAACAACTGTCCAAACTTTTCATATTTGGTGGTCTAGTCAGAAGGTCTTGAGAGCTGAGTTTTCTCCCCCTCAGATCAGAACCACAGTTTCAGATTTATTCCAAACCACTGTTAATCCTCCTAACAAACCTGCTATGATACATTTAGAAGATGGGATAAACTGCACTTTCTGGTATTCAAATAATTCCCAAACTACTGAGGATGTATGTAAAATGCAAATCTCTAACTTTGCATATAAACAAGGGAATTGTCCTTACTTATCCCTGGCAATCTTCTTTTCCAAATTTTTGCCACAACAGATCAAGGCTTCAGAACGTGTTATTTTGCTTCAGTCATTCTCACCTTACTGTATTTTGAAAGCAGGTTGGATCTTTTTGACACGTATGCAAATCCAAGGGGGAACTCAACCGAGCTTGGCTTCCTCTCTCTATTTATACAATCAATCATCTCACTGTACTTATAGAGAGCATCCAAGCATGCTTTGCTAGAGGATAACTCTTCTGGAAACTGAACacgacttttttttatttattttttggccaTTGAAGAATACTAAACTGAATCTGCAAATCTCATTCCTCTTGAAGGAGCATTCCAAACCACACAATTGACACAGCTAAAAGACATTAACACCGTGTTCACTTAGATGCATTAATGCCTTAGTGAAATTAATACCTTAATAGAATAAAGTGAAGTTGGTGGGGTATCCAGATCAAAAGGTTAAACTCAACACAAAAATGGCAAGATGTTGATCAGTTTAACAGCGTCACTGACAAATGTCATCCGTTTGACATCCATTTCTACCTACTGTCCTAATAACCGAAAATCTGAATCCAAAAACCAGGAAACTAGATATAGCCAGACCCAGGTAAAGACATTTTGTGGCACTAGGCTATGAACTTAGAACTTTGAATGAGGTCATTAATTTATGTTTGATAAATCCCAGCTTGGAAAAAGACTCACCGTTTGCATTTGTCAGATATATTCTGAAAGCAATAACCACATTAGGGAAAACAGTATGGTGTTCCTTATTCctaagtaaaataaacatattctgtggTGACTGGGCATTGCAAAAATGCACAATGAAGATCTTACAGCCGATCACAGCTTCCACAATGTTTCCAAACTCTACAATTTTACTTTCTCCCAgctttttctttaatataattctaacTTGTCAAAGactctgcactgtcactctgcTCCAGCAGAAAAGGTAGCATCGCAAGAAATGTTAAACTAGgtgttgataataataatttcttctCGCAATGGAACAATAGGTATGGGTATATTTGCAGGACAAAAGCTCAGAGAAACGCGATAACTGAACAACCACCATTATAATTAACATTTGTACATCCCTCGCTGTGGCCCCCTGGTGGTGCGGCCCTAGGCTGCAGCCTAAGTAGCCTATGTGGTTAACACGGCTCAGGATATAGTCACCACTTGAATGTTATGGCTTTCAACTAATTGAATTAATTCTAGCTCCAACTTTGAAAAAAAGTAAAGCATACACCTGCGCACAGCTctgaaaaacacttaaaaacatcaaattgacacattaaaaaaatcatgTTTGGCACTGTAGTTCACCAGTTTGCTTTCAAATGTTTGTGGAGCTCTGCACCAATTCAATTTCTCCTGCCTAAACATCACCTCAATTATTTTTTGCACGAAATCAGGCCAGCTTGCCAGACAGACCTCTGCGGAACTACTTCCAAATTTCCCAGAGCATAGCTTACCTATATTAACGTTCCTGTCTGGTAAGAGGTCTAGTTTTTCAGAgatttattgaaaaaataattgcTTTTCTCCCCTCCAGGCTTAAAACACTGCTGTATAACACTTCCACACAGATAGCAAAGCCTTCGTGCCCAAGTCATCAGGGAAGAGTTTTAGAAACTCTGTTCTTCTTCACCTTTTGGCAGTTTTTTTACACTACCTCCTGACAAGTCTAATCCTTAGCAATAGCAAGTGCAGAATCCTCCAAATATTACAACTTTTTATGACTTGAGAGACTCGTTTAACCCTTTAGCTGTactcttttattttgaaacccTTATTTTTGGAAAGGGGGCAGTAAAAGGGCAATTGGCTCCATCTTTGGTAACGGTGTGAATTCGACACAGGAAATACATACGTTAGATATGTGTTCCTGAACTGACGGGTCTATCCTAACCCCTTACTTAAGATTGAAAGAATTGAAATGCCCACTCTGCTGTTGTCACCAGGTCCCCAGAATCCTGACAGTTTACGTTACAAGTTCAACTTCATCGCTGATGTCGTGGACAAGATTGCCCCAGCTGTGGTCCATCTGGAATTATTCCACAGGTAGGGAcaagttaaaatgtaattttaattcaTGCATGGTGCTTTTTCTTATGGCTCATTAAGGctatgtaaagaaaacaaatggggGGCTGATATCTCACGATCATATGATTTATCTCAAAATTTCAAATGTTTCTTTGAGATCACCAGGATGATGGTTTGTACAATCAAGATCAAAAAAAATTGTCTCATGATCACGAAATAACTAAaccgtttttgttttcttgtttgtttgtttatatatattctatatatatatatatatatatatatatctttgtttttttaattaattttgttttatttgctcaTAGCTTCAAAGAGTCAGGTTGGTAGGTTTATGTCCTTTTCTAGTATACTTGAATAGTGAGCATGTagaataaaaactaaacactGCAGTTTGTCTATTAATGAAAGATCTTAAAAATGTACAGTAGGTCTTACATTTTGATCCCAAGTTTGCAATTTCTCTGCGACTCTCCTCAGGTTGCCATACACCAACCAGGAGATTCCTGTGTCAAGCGGCTCTGGCTTCATAGTGTCAGAGGATGGCTGGATTGTGACCAACGCTCACGTCCTAACCAACAAACAACGCATCAAGGTCGAGCTGAAGAACGGAGCTCAATTCGATGCCAAGGTCAAGGACGTGGACCAAAAGCAGGACATAGCGCTCATTAAAATCGAGTCGGACGTAAGTCACACCAAGTCCTCCGCACGCTTCCGTTTCACAGGCTAAAGTAGAATTAGATCTTCTCATAGCGGATCTTCATGTTATCTGTTAACCTGGTCTGACACGTTCTCACAGACAGGAATACACAGCCACAACACTCAAACTGCACTCTGGCCACCTGTAGGCTTAATTTTGGTTAGATAAGTTTAATGACTGACATCCATTAATGACTTAAATGGCTTCTGATGAGCACTAATTAAATTAAGGACTAGATGGAACCAATGGAAAATAATTGCCAATAAGTGCCAAGAAGTCCAATCCCTGGTTACCAAATGAAGAGTAATTTCTCCAGTGTCTATCAAAACTAAACTAGTGAAGGAAGGCATCGCAAAATAGGACTGTTATAGACAGTTTATTCAGTTTCTTGTAGGTTAACAGATGGAAATGACTCATCCTTAAACGTTGTTAGATTTCATTTGAATTCTTCA
This DNA window, taken from Amia ocellicauda isolate fAmiCal2 chromosome 9, fAmiCal2.hap1, whole genome shotgun sequence, encodes the following:
- the htra4 gene encoding serine protease HTRA1, which produces MAMKWMAFMVLVSMVHPRLLKKRQTPCPEICEAARCPPVSESCFYGEVKDACGCCAICGSGEGDLCGGRGLGVCGEGMVCSYPPGKRRHRGSCVCAPAGPVCGSDGRTYPSLCRLRAENKRADLSQTPPVILIQKSPCDSGPQNPDSLRYKFNFIADVVDKIAPAVVHLELFHRLPYTNQEIPVSSGSGFIVSEDGWIVTNAHVLTNKQRIKVELKNGAQFDAKVKDVDQKQDIALIKIESDGHLPVLLLGRSGDLRPGEFVVAVGSPFSLQNTVTTGIVSTTQRGGRELGLKDSDMEYIQTDAIINYGNSGGPLVNLDGEVIGINTLKVTAGISFAIPSDRIRQFLAESYDRQIKGKTLPKKKYMGVRMLQLSPNLIRDLRDRDRDFPEISSGVYVFEVIPGTAADSSGMKDQDVIISINSQPIETTEDVSEAVRSGSSLAVVVHRGNEDIALTVVPEEID